The Mus musculus strain C57BL/6J chromosome 2, GRCm38.p6 C57BL/6J genome has a window encoding:
- the Mocs3 gene encoding adenylyltransferase and sulfurtransferase MOCS3 yields MAAPEDVAALQAEITRREEELASLKRRLAAALTAEPEPERPLRVPPPPLAPRAALSRDEILRYSRQLLLPELGVRGQLRLAAAAVLVVGCGGLGCPLAQYLAAAGVGRLGLVDHDVVETSNLARQVLHGEAQAGESKARSAAAALRRLNSAVECVAYPRALAEDWALDLVRGYDVVADCCDNVPTRYLVNDACVLAGRPLVSASALRFEGQMTVYHHDGGPCYRCVFPRPPPPETVTNCADGGVLGAVPGVLGCAQALEVLKIAAGLGSSYSGSMLLFDGLGGHFRRIRLRRRRPDCVVCGQQPTVTRLQDYEAFCGSSATDKCRALKLLCPEERISVTDYKRLLDSGAPHVLLDVRPQVEVDICRLPHSLHIPLSQLERRDADSLKLLGAALRKGKQESQEGVALPVYVICKLGNDSQKAVKVLQSLTAVPELDSLTVQDIVGGLMAWAAKIDGTFPQY; encoded by the coding sequence ATGGCTGCCCCGGAGGACGTAGCTGCCTTACAGGCTGAAATCACCCGGCGGGAGGAAGAGCTAGCTTCGCTCAAGCGGAGGCTGGCCGCGGCCCTGACAGCCGAGCCGGAGCCCGAGCGTCCGCTCCGGGTCCCGCCGCCGCCGCTGGCGCCCCGGGCCGCGCTGTCGCGGGACGAGATCCTCCGCTACAGCCGCCAGCTACTGCTGCCGGAGCTGGGCGTGCGCGGGCAGCTGCgcctggcggcggcggcggtgctCGTGGTGGGCTGCGGCGGGCTGGGCTGCCCGCTGGCGCAGTACCTGGCGGCGGCCGGCgtaggcaggctggggctggtgGACCACGACGTGGTGGAGACGAGCAACCTGGCCCGCCAGGTCCTGCACGGGGAGGCGCAGGCCGGCGAGAGCAAGGCTCGCTCGGCGGCCGCGGCGCTGCGCCGTCTCAACTCGGCGGTGGAGTGCGTGGCGTACCCGCGCGCGCTCGCCGAGGACTGGGCGCTCGACCTGGTCCGCGGCTACGACGTGGTGGCAGACTGCTGCGACAACGTGCCCACGCGCTACCTGGTGAACGACGCGTGCGTGCTGGCCGGCCGGCCGCTAGTGTCGGCCAGCGCGCTGCGCTTCGAGGGCCAGATGACCGTCTACCACCACGACGGCGGGCCGTGCTACCGCTGCGTGTTCCCGCGGCCGCCCCCGCCGGAGACAGTGACCAACTGTGCAGACGGCGGCGTGCTCGGAGCGGTGCCCGGCGTGCTAGGCTGCGCGCAGGCCCTCGAGGTGCTCAAGATCGCCGCCGGCCTCGGCTCCTCCTACAGCGGCAGCATGCTGCTCTTCGACGGCCTCGGGGGCCACTTCCGCCGGATCCGGCTGCGGCGCCGCCGGCCTGACTGCGTCGTGTGCGGGCAGCAGCCCACCGTGACCCGCCTGCAGGACTACGAGGCCTTCTGCGGCTCCTCGGCCACCGACAAGTGCCGCGCCCTGAAGCTGCTGTGCCCCGAGGAGCGGATTTCTGTGACCGACTACAAGCGGCTTCTGGATTCCGGGGCGCCCCATGTGTTGCTGGACGTCCGGCCTCAAGTAGAGGTGGACATCTGTCGCCTGCCGCACTCTCTCCACATCCCTTTGAGTCAGTTGGAACGCAGGGATGCGGACAGCCTGAAACTCTTAGGGGCTGCCCTCCGGAAAGGGAAGCAGGAGTCGCAGGAAGGGGTTGCTCTCCCGGTGTATGTGATTTGCAAACTGGGAAACGACTCCCAGAAAGCTGTGAAGGTCCTGCAGTCCTTAACGGCAGTGCCGGAGTTAGACTCTTTAACTGTTCAGGACATCGTGGGGGGACTCATGGCCTGGGCCGCCAAAATTGATGGGACATTTCCACAGTACTGA